The Bacillus sp. 2205SS5-2 genome contains a region encoding:
- a CDS encoding vWA domain-containing protein, translated as MKQGTLKQVLLITDGCSNSGGDPVAMAALAKEQGISVNVIGVMENDVIDEKSMEEIEGIALSGGGVSQIVYAQQLSQTVQMVTRKAMTQTLQGVVNKQLKQILGQSASMEELPPEKRGEVMEVVDELGESVDMEVLILVDTSASMKHKLPTVKEALLDLSLSLNARMGENKFSLFVFPGKKQDVEKLLDWTPKLESLTSVFSKLSSGGITPTGPALQTALSYFKKKRSLRDLLGRDDDEPFFEETI; from the coding sequence TTGAAACAAGGGACATTGAAACAAGTGTTATTGATTACAGATGGTTGTTCAAACTCAGGGGGGGATCCGGTCGCTATGGCAGCTTTAGCGAAGGAACAAGGGATTTCCGTAAACGTAATAGGTGTAATGGAGAACGATGTTATCGATGAAAAAAGTATGGAAGAAATTGAAGGAATTGCTTTGTCAGGTGGAGGAGTAAGTCAAATTGTTTATGCGCAACAGCTTTCCCAAACGGTCCAAATGGTTACGAGGAAAGCAATGACACAAACGTTACAAGGTGTGGTTAATAAGCAATTGAAGCAAATTCTTGGTCAATCAGCATCCATGGAAGAATTACCACCTGAAAAGCGAGGAGAAGTGATGGAGGTTGTTGATGAACTCGGAGAATCCGTCGACATGGAAGTATTGATTCTCGTCGACACGAGTGCCAGTATGAAACATAAACTCCCAACGGTAAAAGAAGCATTATTAGATTTGTCCCTAAGCTTAAACGCCAGAATGGGTGAGAATAAATTTTCGCTCTTTGTTTTTCCCGGGAAAAAACAAGATGTTGAAAAACTATTAGACTGGACACCGAAATTAGAATCATTAACAAGCGTGTTCTCAAAACTTTCTTCAGGAGGGATTACACCAACAGGACCTGCGCTACAAACAGCCTTATCGTACTTTAAGAAAAAACGTTCATTACGAGATTTACTAGGACGAGATGATGATGAACCATTCTTTGAAGAAACCATTTAG
- the yabQ gene encoding spore cortex biosynthesis protein YabQ, which translates to MSLTIQFYTMIAMIGMGGFFGASLDTYHRFLKRSERNRWIVFVHDVLFWLMQGLLIFYILYLINYGEIRFYIFIALICGFSGYQALVKSYYISLLEFMIRLVVAFYEFCAKMFLVLVFRPLRWLIFLIISFLITLGKGLYSLTLGVLRIVWFLLKLILSPIYLMFKLIWNVLPKSLKKILNKYYNKIAGFSIKSKNTMIKVLNRWLKKN; encoded by the coding sequence ATGAGCTTAACTATTCAATTTTATACAATGATTGCGATGATAGGGATGGGGGGATTCTTTGGAGCATCCCTCGACACCTATCATCGCTTTTTGAAAAGGTCAGAACGCAATCGATGGATTGTGTTTGTTCATGACGTATTATTTTGGCTAATGCAAGGGCTTCTAATTTTTTATATTTTGTACTTGATTAATTACGGAGAAATTCGATTTTATATTTTTATAGCGTTAATTTGCGGTTTTAGTGGTTACCAAGCTTTAGTCAAATCGTATTACATCAGCTTATTAGAGTTTATGATCAGATTAGTCGTCGCCTTTTATGAATTTTGCGCCAAGATGTTCTTAGTGCTGGTATTTCGTCCACTTCGTTGGCTAATCTTTTTAATTATTTCTTTCTTAATCACGTTAGGAAAAGGGTTATATAGTTTAACATTAGGGGTATTAAGAATAGTGTGGTTTCTTTTAAAACTTATTCTATCGCCAATTTACCTAATGTTTAAGCTTATTTGGAATGTTTTACCGAAATCACTTAAAAAAATTCTCAATAAATATTATAATAAAATTGCAGGATTTTCTATAAAAAGTAAGAATACTATGATTAAAGTATTAAATCGATGGTTAAAAAAGAACTAG
- the spoIIE gene encoding stage II sporulation protein E, which translates to MGKIDHTMLETVRNVDVGSAKMEISKGMESVQLKLESLFIQKGYLLFIIGFLLGRALILSHLMPFALPFFAAVYVTRREHSPLALLGLLAGSLTLSLSSLSFTFISVSLFLLSFRLTKSWRKDDFSTLAYYVGASTILSSIGFQYYVNQFEFTLYEGLMSSVEGGLAFILTLIFIQSIPLLSAQRRKKTLKTEEVVSLIILLASVMTGTIGWFIYDLSVGHILSRYLVLVFALVAGATVGSTVGVVTGLIFSLADVTSLYQMSLLAFAGLLGGLMKEGKKLGASMGLMIATLLIGMYGETETILVQTLYESAVAIFLIFLTPNGLTMKLAKHIPGTPEFAQEQQVYMRKVRDVTANRVAQFSTVFEALSKSFTQFDHFKDEDSDDKELDYFLSNVTEKTCQTCFKKEQCWANNFDKTYSLLKEVIYEHDIGNTPLSPRLSREFEKHCTRNNKVEEAISKELTFYQANLKLRKQVQESRKLVAEQLQGVSEVMGDFAKEIQKERENHDIQEEKILQSLEDFGIDIEHVDVFSLEKGNVDIDMTIPYCGGHGTCEKLIAPMLSDILGETIVVQREECANFPNGFCHVLFASAKKYVVETGVAHAAKGGGLVSGDSYSMIQLGAGKYAVAISDGMGNGERAHYESHETLTLIQKILQSGIEEKVAIKSVNSILSLRTTDEIFSTLDLAMIDLNNASSNFLKVGSTPSFIKRGDRVIKIEASNLPMGMFYEFDVDVVSEQLKAGDLLIMMSDGVFEGPKHVENYEAWMKRKIKEIDATNPQQVSDLIMEEVIRTRSGQIEDDMTVVVTQIQHNTPKWASISSPNYREKKKIS; encoded by the coding sequence ATGGGGAAAATTGATCACACAATGTTGGAAACGGTCAGGAATGTAGATGTTGGAAGTGCAAAGATGGAGATATCCAAGGGGATGGAAAGTGTGCAACTCAAGTTGGAATCTTTGTTCATACAAAAGGGATATCTATTATTCATTATCGGTTTTCTGCTTGGACGAGCATTGATTCTTTCCCACTTAATGCCGTTTGCTCTACCCTTTTTTGCAGCCGTTTATGTAACCAGACGAGAACACTCCCCGCTCGCCCTCCTTGGATTACTAGCAGGCAGTTTAACCCTCTCGCTTTCAAGTCTATCATTTACATTCATCAGTGTTTCCTTGTTTCTCCTCTCTTTTCGTCTTACTAAAAGCTGGCGAAAAGATGACTTCTCGACTCTAGCCTATTATGTAGGAGCCTCAACGATTCTATCTAGCATAGGATTTCAATATTATGTTAATCAATTTGAATTTACACTATATGAAGGTTTGATGTCGTCAGTGGAAGGGGGACTAGCGTTTATTCTTACTTTAATCTTTATTCAAAGCATCCCACTTTTATCCGCACAAAGGCGAAAAAAAACCTTAAAGACAGAAGAGGTCGTAAGTTTAATCATTCTTTTGGCATCAGTGATGACAGGAACCATTGGCTGGTTTATCTATGATCTTTCTGTTGGTCATATTCTCTCAAGGTATTTAGTTTTAGTTTTTGCCCTAGTTGCTGGCGCAACTGTTGGATCGACTGTAGGTGTGGTGACAGGACTAATTTTTAGCCTCGCTGATGTTACTTCACTATATCAAATGAGTTTATTGGCTTTTGCTGGATTACTGGGAGGCCTCATGAAAGAAGGGAAAAAATTAGGTGCATCTATGGGGTTAATGATCGCGACACTACTAATTGGGATGTATGGTGAGACAGAAACTATTCTAGTTCAGACTCTCTATGAATCTGCAGTCGCGATCTTTTTAATTTTTTTAACACCAAATGGATTGACGATGAAGCTCGCAAAGCATATTCCAGGTACACCAGAATTTGCTCAAGAACAACAAGTTTATATGCGAAAGGTTAGAGATGTAACGGCCAATCGAGTCGCTCAATTCTCGACCGTTTTTGAAGCATTATCGAAAAGTTTTACTCAATTTGATCATTTTAAGGATGAAGATAGTGACGATAAAGAATTAGATTATTTCTTGAGTAATGTTACTGAAAAAACATGCCAAACATGCTTTAAAAAAGAACAATGCTGGGCAAATAACTTTGATAAAACCTATAGTTTATTAAAAGAAGTAATTTATGAACACGATATTGGAAACACCCCTCTGTCACCTAGGTTATCACGGGAATTTGAGAAGCACTGTACGAGAAATAATAAAGTTGAAGAGGCAATTTCAAAAGAACTAACGTTTTATCAAGCGAATTTAAAATTACGGAAACAAGTACAAGAAAGCCGAAAACTAGTTGCTGAGCAATTACAAGGGGTCTCGGAAGTGATGGGAGACTTTGCAAAAGAAATCCAAAAAGAGAGAGAAAATCATGATATTCAAGAAGAGAAAATTCTTCAATCACTAGAGGATTTTGGAATTGATATAGAGCACGTTGATGTATTTAGTTTAGAGAAAGGAAATGTAGATATCGATATGACCATTCCTTACTGCGGGGGTCATGGAACTTGTGAAAAGTTAATTGCACCTATGCTATCTGACATTTTAGGAGAAACTATCGTAGTTCAAAGAGAAGAGTGCGCCAACTTTCCAAATGGGTTTTGTCATGTATTATTCGCTTCTGCTAAGAAATATGTTGTTGAGACGGGGGTCGCCCATGCAGCCAAAGGAGGCGGGCTAGTTTCAGGAGATAGCTATTCTATGATCCAACTAGGAGCAGGGAAATATGCTGTCGCCATAAGTGATGGAATGGGAAATGGTGAAAGGGCGCATTATGAGAGTCACGAAACATTAACTTTGATCCAGAAAATACTTCAATCTGGCATTGAAGAAAAAGTGGCCATAAAATCAGTCAACTCCATTTTATCCTTGCGAACTACGGATGAAATCTTTTCTACACTTGATTTAGCCATGATTGATCTAAATAACGCGTCATCTAACTTTTTAAAAGTCGGTTCGACACCTAGCTTTATAAAAAGGGGGGATCGAGTCATAAAAATTGAAGCTAGTAATCTTCCAATGGGGATGTTTTACGAATTTGATGTAGACGTTGTGTCAGAACAATTAAAAGCTGGCGATTTACTAATCATGATGAGTGATGGTGTTTTTGAAGGGCCAAAACATGTGGAGAATTACGAAGCTTGGATGAAACGAAAAATAAAAGAAATTGACGCTACTAATCCACAACAAGTCTCTGACCTCATCATGGAGGAAGTAATTCGAACCCGTTCTGGACAAATCGAAGATGATATGACCGTGGTAGTGACCCAAATACAACATAATACGCCAAAGTGGGCGTCGATTTCGTCTCCTAATTATCGAGAAAAAAAGAAAATTTCTTAA
- a CDS encoding FtsB family cell division protein: MRQAKNITSMNNKYAQQQERKEKNAVKRKKRLFRRLAVFLAIVIMVGAGLTSVLISGSQALQTKKEEYAQLESDLKKLEEQQSLFEEEVVKLNDDEYIAKLARRDYFLSDEGELIFTLPKSE, from the coding sequence ATGAGGCAAGCCAAAAATATTACATCCATGAACAATAAATATGCTCAACAGCAAGAGCGAAAAGAAAAAAATGCCGTCAAACGAAAAAAAAGACTTTTTCGCCGGTTAGCTGTTTTTCTTGCTATTGTCATCATGGTAGGTGCAGGTCTTACTTCTGTCCTCATTTCTGGCTCACAAGCGCTACAAACGAAAAAAGAAGAGTATGCACAATTAGAATCGGACCTAAAAAAGCTAGAAGAACAACAATCCCTGTTTGAAGAGGAAGTAGTTAAACTCAATGATGATGAATATATAGCCAAACTTGCAAGAAGAGATTACTTCTTATCAGATGAAGGAGAACTTATTTTTACCCTTCCAAAATCGGAATAG
- a CDS encoding S1 domain-containing RNA-binding protein, translating into MSIEVGSKVQGKVTGITNFGAFVELPGGSTGLVHISEVADNYVKDINEHLKVGDEVTVKVLNVESDGKIGLSIRKAKDQPKPSPSHSGRPRNNQRSNNDFRPKENFEQKMARFLKDSEDRLSTLKRQTESKRGGRGSKKG; encoded by the coding sequence ATGTCAATCGAAGTAGGCAGCAAAGTACAAGGTAAAGTAACAGGAATTACAAATTTTGGTGCGTTTGTGGAGCTACCAGGAGGCTCAACTGGACTTGTTCACATTAGTGAAGTCGCCGATAATTATGTGAAAGATATTAATGAGCATTTAAAAGTAGGCGATGAAGTAACCGTGAAAGTACTGAATGTTGAGAGCGATGGGAAGATTGGTTTGTCTATTCGTAAAGCAAAAGACCAACCAAAGCCATCACCATCTCATTCAGGACGCCCACGTAATAATCAACGTTCAAACAATGATTTTCGCCCGAAAGAGAACTTTGAACAAAAAATGGCTCGCTTCTTGAAGGATAGTGAAGACCGGTTGTCTACATTAAAGCGTCAGACAGAATCAAAACGTGGCGGAAGAGGATCGAAGAAAGGGTAA
- a CDS encoding RNA-binding S4 domain-containing protein, whose product MRLDKFLKVSRLIKRRTLAKEVADQGRISINGTQGKASSTVKVGDELVVRFGQKLVTVQVETLKETTKKEEAASMYRMVKEEKVGE is encoded by the coding sequence ATGAGATTAGATAAATTCTTAAAAGTATCAAGATTAATTAAACGAAGAACACTTGCAAAGGAAGTAGCTGATCAAGGACGAATTTCGATAAATGGAACCCAAGGTAAAGCGAGTTCGACGGTCAAAGTGGGAGATGAGCTCGTCGTTCGGTTTGGCCAAAAGCTTGTTACCGTACAAGTGGAAACGTTAAAAGAAACGACAAAAAAAGAAGAAGCTGCCTCCATGTACCGTATGGTTAAGGAGGAAAAAGTAGGCGAATAG
- the mazG gene encoding nucleoside triphosphate pyrophosphohydrolase, with translation MKNTLTIIGLGAGDIEQLPLGVYRTMLKSENVYLRTKEHPVVSELENEGVKYNSFDAVYEKHDGFEEVYQEIVTTLICEAKKRSIVYAVPGHPLVAERTVQLLLDQKEELQVELFIAGGQSFLDALFTAVKVDPINGFQLLDGTSLNEDEIGTRQAVFIGQVYDSFIASEVKLTLMEKYPYNHDVFIVTAAGSKGESVERVSLYELDHHTKLSNLTSVYVPPLQEFADTYQEFSTLKQIIAKLRAPEGCPWDKEQTHESLKKYLIEEVYELLSAIDEEDIDGMVEELGDVLLQIMLHAQIGTDEGLFTIQDVVKSISSKMVRRHPHVFGDVAVANSEEVVANWIAIKQAEKNTDDHSLLDRVEKGLPSLLRAYDYQKIAAKKGFDWKNAKDAWMKVKEEMKEFQLELEAEDEKKRLQEFGDVLFSLVNVGRLLNIHPEEALAMTNEKFYRRFNYVEEKVNESNKDFSDFSLEELDGFWEETKLK, from the coding sequence ATGAAAAATACTTTGACCATCATTGGTTTAGGTGCAGGAGATATAGAGCAACTTCCTTTAGGTGTATATCGTACGATGCTCAAAAGTGAGAATGTATATTTACGCACAAAAGAGCACCCAGTCGTATCCGAACTTGAGAATGAGGGCGTAAAGTACAACTCATTCGATGCGGTTTACGAAAAACACGATGGATTTGAAGAAGTGTATCAGGAAATTGTTACCACACTAATATGTGAGGCAAAAAAACGGTCCATCGTTTATGCTGTACCAGGTCATCCGCTTGTTGCGGAGCGTACCGTACAACTATTACTTGATCAAAAAGAAGAACTGCAAGTAGAGCTATTCATTGCAGGTGGGCAAAGCTTTTTAGATGCTCTTTTCACAGCGGTGAAGGTGGACCCTATTAATGGGTTTCAATTATTAGATGGGACCTCTTTGAACGAAGATGAAATAGGAACAAGACAGGCTGTGTTCATTGGACAGGTCTATGATTCTTTTATAGCATCTGAGGTCAAGCTCACGCTGATGGAGAAATACCCTTACAATCATGATGTATTCATTGTGACTGCAGCAGGAAGCAAGGGGGAGTCTGTCGAAAGAGTATCTTTATACGAACTCGATCACCATACGAAGTTAAGCAATCTCACGAGTGTATACGTCCCACCACTTCAAGAATTTGCGGATACATACCAAGAATTTAGCACGTTAAAACAAATTATAGCGAAATTAAGAGCTCCAGAGGGTTGCCCTTGGGATAAAGAACAAACCCATGAATCCCTTAAGAAATATCTCATTGAGGAAGTGTATGAGCTGTTAAGTGCCATTGATGAAGAAGATATCGATGGAATGGTTGAGGAGCTTGGAGATGTTCTACTACAAATTATGCTACATGCTCAAATCGGCACAGATGAAGGACTGTTCACAATTCAAGATGTCGTAAAAAGTATTTCTTCTAAAATGGTTCGTCGTCATCCACATGTGTTTGGAGATGTTGCTGTCGCCAATTCAGAAGAAGTTGTCGCTAATTGGATAGCTATTAAGCAAGCAGAAAAAAATACGGACGATCACTCCTTGTTAGATCGTGTCGAAAAAGGTTTGCCATCCTTACTTCGCGCTTATGATTACCAGAAAATTGCAGCGAAAAAAGGGTTTGATTGGAAAAATGCAAAAGATGCCTGGATGAAAGTAAAAGAGGAAATGAAAGAATTTCAACTTGAGCTTGAAGCAGAGGATGAGAAGAAGCGTCTTCAAGAGTTTGGAGATGTTCTCTTTTCCCTAGTAAATGTAGGGAGATTATTAAACATTCATCCGGAAGAGGCTCTGGCCATGACCAATGAGAAATTTTATCGCCGATTCAATTATGTAGAGGAAAAAGTGAATGAGAGTAATAAAGACTTTTCAGATTTCTCACTTGAAGAGTTAGACGGATTTTGGGAAGAAACAAAATTAAAGTAG
- the tilS gene encoding tRNA lysidine(34) synthetase TilS, which translates to MLKVEQKISKFIQQHTLIEKGDIIVIGVSGGPDSLMLLHYFHSHQVKWGVKVVVVSVDHMLRGDESYEDILFVESFCQQRNIPYLAKRVDVGRALAENKIGLQENARNLRYQAFREAIQKWNATKLALGHHGDDQIETVLMTLTRGSSTQSIGIPIKREFAGVQLIRPLLSSSKKEIEKYCEHYSLQPRLDPSNAKKEYTRNRFRQQILPFIKKENHLAHDHFQRFSQEHAEDDQYMLGLAQKMISDIWDVNEEGISIPIPSFLQMPQPLQRRGIHLILSYLYKQKPSSLSAVHIYGVLSLMNSKHPSGRLQLPSGLLVKRSYETCFFHFDKENEEDPFFHHVLSVGESLTLGEDTVFSLVEEDQLNDHTVGIIVDREEILLPLHVRTRQPGDRIKVKGLNGSKKVKDIFIDEKIPLNERKTWPIITDHKGTVLWIPFLRVSVYAKSREDQLCTSRVLTLKKESASRGQAKI; encoded by the coding sequence ATGTTGAAAGTAGAACAAAAAATAAGTAAATTTATACAACAACATACCTTAATTGAAAAAGGTGACATCATTGTCATAGGTGTGTCAGGTGGACCAGATTCTTTAATGCTGTTGCATTATTTTCATTCTCATCAGGTAAAATGGGGAGTGAAGGTTGTAGTGGTCTCCGTTGATCACATGTTAAGAGGTGATGAATCCTACGAGGACATCTTATTTGTGGAGTCATTTTGTCAACAAAGAAACATCCCCTATTTAGCGAAGCGGGTTGATGTCGGTAGAGCCTTAGCTGAAAATAAGATTGGCCTACAGGAAAACGCAAGAAATTTACGCTACCAAGCCTTTCGAGAAGCTATCCAAAAGTGGAATGCTACTAAATTGGCACTAGGTCACCATGGTGATGATCAAATTGAAACGGTCTTAATGACGTTAACGAGAGGCTCAAGTACCCAATCAATAGGCATCCCAATCAAAAGAGAGTTTGCGGGTGTTCAGCTTATCCGTCCATTATTATCTTCATCGAAGAAAGAAATTGAGAAGTACTGTGAGCATTATTCTCTCCAGCCTAGGTTGGATCCGAGTAACGCCAAGAAAGAGTATACGAGAAATCGCTTTCGCCAACAAATTCTTCCCTTTATTAAAAAGGAGAATCATCTTGCTCATGACCACTTTCAGCGTTTTAGTCAGGAACATGCGGAAGATGACCAGTATATGCTGGGTTTAGCTCAAAAGATGATAAGTGACATATGGGATGTTAATGAAGAGGGAATTTCAATACCAATACCTTCCTTTCTCCAAATGCCTCAGCCTTTACAAAGAAGAGGTATTCATCTAATATTAAGTTATCTTTATAAGCAAAAACCAAGCTCATTATCGGCTGTACATATTTATGGCGTGTTAAGTTTAATGAATAGTAAACATCCTTCAGGAAGATTACAGCTTCCCAGTGGTTTGTTGGTGAAAAGATCTTATGAAACATGTTTCTTTCATTTTGATAAAGAAAATGAAGAGGATCCCTTTTTTCATCATGTTCTATCTGTAGGAGAATCTCTTACACTCGGGGAGGATACTGTTTTTTCTTTAGTAGAAGAGGATCAATTAAACGACCATACAGTGGGAATTATAGTGGATCGAGAGGAAATTCTTTTGCCTCTTCACGTTCGAACTCGCCAACCAGGTGACCGAATAAAGGTAAAAGGTTTGAATGGCTCAAAAAAGGTGAAGGATATTTTTATTGATGAGAAAATTCCTCTTAATGAAAGAAAAACATGGCCAATCATCACAGATCATAAGGGAACAGTTCTTTGGATCCCGTTCTTAAGGGTATCCGTGTATGCGAAAAGTCGAGAGGACCAGCTCTGTACATCCAGGGTGTTAACATTGAAAAAAGAATCAGCTTCTAGGGGGCAAGCAAAGATATGA
- a CDS encoding protein kinase domain-containing protein, with protein MMNHSLKKPFSFPSGTNLQGKWHKQNYTIVKELGYGANGIVYLAQSKSGYVALKMSDNSYSVTSEVNVLKAFSKASGTNLGPTLIDVDDWDIRGKVISFYIMEYVEGPDLLSFVKEKGYSWVPVLMLQLLNNLEQMHQAGWVFGDLKPDNLIITGSPYRIRCIDVGGTTIRGRAIKEFTEFFDRGYWGVGSRKAEPSYDLFAVGMIMINLAYKKRVEKQGGGVKQLQQLVNQKQELIPYKQVIMFALKGQYQTAEKMRTNLLQIMSVDTSPKSINPRKGVPPQKKAHTTRQKRRKQSKVSSRLETLLVVIILSVLYVLYIYGELL; from the coding sequence ATGATGAACCATTCTTTGAAGAAACCATTTAGTTTCCCATCAGGTACAAATTTACAAGGGAAATGGCATAAACAAAACTATACCATTGTTAAAGAGCTAGGTTACGGAGCAAATGGTATAGTTTATTTAGCCCAATCAAAATCAGGCTATGTTGCACTGAAAATGAGTGATAACAGTTATTCCGTTACCTCGGAAGTAAACGTGTTAAAAGCTTTTTCAAAAGCTAGTGGAACCAATTTAGGTCCAACACTTATTGATGTAGATGATTGGGACATAAGAGGGAAAGTAATCTCTTTTTACATTATGGAATATGTGGAAGGACCTGATTTGCTTTCATTTGTAAAAGAAAAAGGCTATTCTTGGGTGCCTGTTCTTATGCTACAATTGCTTAATAATTTAGAACAAATGCATCAAGCAGGATGGGTATTTGGTGATTTGAAACCAGATAACCTCATCATTACTGGGTCGCCTTATCGCATCCGTTGTATTGATGTGGGAGGTACAACGATTCGAGGAAGAGCCATCAAAGAATTTACAGAGTTTTTTGATCGTGGTTATTGGGGAGTAGGATCCAGGAAAGCAGAACCTAGCTATGATTTATTTGCCGTCGGTATGATTATGATTAATTTAGCGTATAAAAAAAGAGTGGAAAAACAAGGAGGAGGAGTTAAACAACTCCAACAATTAGTTAATCAAAAACAAGAGCTTATTCCTTATAAACAAGTGATAATGTTTGCCTTAAAGGGTCAATACCAAACAGCTGAAAAGATGAGAACAAACCTTTTGCAAATCATGTCGGTTGATACAAGTCCTAAATCAATTAATCCAAGGAAGGGCGTGCCTCCTCAGAAGAAAGCTCATACGACTCGTCAAAAGCGCAGAAAGCAATCTAAAGTATCAAGCAGGTTGGAAACTCTTCTTGTGGTCATCATTCTTTCAGTTTTATACGTACTCTATATTTATGGGGAGCTCTTATAG
- the yabP gene encoding sporulation protein YabP, which produces MNQYNENVGSKQIVEHDVMMRGRKLLDITGVKQVESFDNEEFLLETVMGFLAIRGQNLQMKNLDVDKGIVSIKGKVFDLVYVDEHHEEKAKGFFSKLFR; this is translated from the coding sequence ATGAACCAATATAATGAAAATGTAGGGAGTAAGCAAATCGTTGAGCACGACGTGATGATGAGAGGCAGAAAGCTATTAGATATTACAGGAGTAAAGCAAGTAGAAAGTTTTGATAACGAAGAGTTTTTATTAGAGACGGTTATGGGATTCTTAGCGATCCGAGGACAAAATTTACAAATGAAAAACTTAGATGTTGATAAGGGCATCGTTTCGATTAAAGGGAAAGTATTTGATTTAGTATATGTTGACGAGCATCACGAGGAGAAAGCTAAAGGATTCTTTAGCAAGCTGTTTCGATGA